Sequence from the Luteibacter aegosomaticola genome:
TCGGCGTGGAAGAGGGCGCGGTGGTCCGGCGCGGCACCCGAGCTGCTGACCAGGCCATCCTGGGCGGCGAAGAAGGTCTTCGCATCGTCATCCAGCAGGCGAACCGGCGGCGGGGTCGGGTCATTCTTGGTGACCGGCACGTTCGGGTAGTACAGGAGTTCCGAACGGACGATGCTGCCACCACGGGTATCGATGGTGAGGCGGAGCACATCGTTCTGCAGGGTAACGAGCTCGGCCTTGCCGGCCGGCGTGGCCGACGTATCGGCCGGAACATTGGCCGGGCCGGAGGCACCGGGCACGCTGCCATCAGCGGACGGCTTGCCATCGACCTGAGCCGCGGCGGCCGGCTGGGCAGGCGGCTTCGGGCCGTAATCCTGCTCCCACTGGGTGAACAGCATGTACGCCACGAACATGAGCGCGAAGAAGAGGAGCGTACGCGTTTGATTCATTAGCTTAAGCCAGATCCGTGGGGCACCGCGGCCGATATGAGGACGGGCAGGCGGGCAAGAAAGAGGTCAACGCGCGATTGTGCCGTCGGCACCCTCGGGCTTCAACGGCCGGATGCGGCGCAGGAGGGTATCCAGCTCCGCGAGGAGGGCGGCACCCGTTACCTGGACGGCGCTATCGCGGGCCATCACAAGGATATCAACGGGCGGCAGGTCGGGCCGGGCGCGGCGAAACGCCTCGCGCGCGAGCCGCTTGATGCGGTTGCGGTCCACGGCGCGCTTGGAGCAGCGCTTAGAGATCGCCAGGCCAAGCCGGGCGGTATCTGCCGTGTTATTTCCGAAGCGCAAAAGAAAACAGCGGCCGCCGAGGCGACCGCTGACATTTCGCAGGGCTGCGAAGTCGGCGGCGCGGCGTATCCGCGCATCGCGCGGCATGGCTGCGGCACGCACGACCAGCGAACCGCTTACGGGATCAGGCGCTTGCGACCCTTCGCGCGACGGGCGTTCAGGATCTTGCGGCCATCG
This genomic interval carries:
- the rnpA gene encoding ribonuclease P protein component gives rise to the protein MRAAAMPRDARIRRAADFAALRNVSGRLGGRCFLLRFGNNTADTARLGLAISKRCSKRAVDRNRIKRLAREAFRRARPDLPPVDILVMARDSAVQVTGAALLAELDTLLRRIRPLKPEGADGTIAR